The sequence TGATTAAAAAAAGTACTTAAACGTTTACTTAAACTTCAACCGCCATTTTCGCTTCTGTCTGTGTCAAACGCTCGTAAGCAGCGCGCATTTTTAAACCAGTTAATACCTGGAATAAGCCGGTTCCATTATTAGAACCTGGATATTCGCGGTGTTGGAGCAATAAGTGAGTCATCTCTCCCTGATACTTGGTAGATGTTTTGCTCAAATGTGTCTCAATGTAAATTACTTCATCGAGGTTATCAAATTGACCGTCAACCTCTAATACTGAGACATAGCGACCGTAATACACATCAGAACCGTAGTACATTTGCATACCAGGGTAAGAACAAGTTAGCTTACGTCCGCAAGGAGTCCACTGAATGGTTGAACCTTCGTCAAACAGATAGACGGGTTCAAATCCTTCTTTGCCTTCCCGTTGCAGCATCCGCACTCGGAGTACTTTACGCTCTTTATCTTCTTTAATCAGATTTGTCGGCAATACTTGAATGACCACATCAGCATGTTCTCTTTGCGGTTCGATGTAGTTTTGGAAATCGGGCTTGCGGGAATTAATTGCAGCTAGAACATCTTCGTATGTATGACCCCTTTCTTCCATATCGCGCTGGATTTTCCAAGCGATTTTAACTTCATCGCTAATGTCCAAATACACGCTGAAATCAATCAAAGAACGCACCCGTTCGTCATATAAAGGATGCAACCCTTCTATGACAATAATATGATTTGGCTCTATTCTTTCTGGGGGATCTAATTCGCCTGTTTCATGGTTATAAATAGGTTTATCGATGGCTTGACCTTCTTTGAGAGCTTTCATTTGCTCGTACATCAAGTCAAAGTTATTCGCCTTCGGATTTAGTGCCGTAATACCTGTTTCTTTACGTTGCTTACGGTCTAAACTATGATAGTCGTCCAAACAGATGACTGTCATAAATTCTTCACCAAACAAATCAATTAAGCGACGCAAAAACGTAGATTTACCGCATCCGGAGTCTCCAGCAACTCCAATCATTACAATGCGATCGAGCTTATTTGCCATAAATCCCCTCTAATTAGTTTCTAAAGATGACTGAATCAATATTTTTTTACACAGATTTATTACAAGTCAGGGTTGCCATTAAATTCTTTTTTTATAAAAGAAAAATTTAACGGGTGCCCGTCAGGAGTTCCCATTACGGTTACCCTGCGTTCTTGCTACACAACACCAACATACGACAATAAACGGGCAAATAATAATTTCATCACTTGATCCCTGCCTTGTTAGTCGAGATTCGTTGTTGTAAGTATTTAATCCTAGCTATATTTCGGATTGTAACAGAAGCGGCGTATCATATACAAGCGTTGCACCCGAATAATCCACCTATCCAGGTTGCCTTATAATCACGAATATTACTTTATCAGTTAAATTATTAATATACCAATAGACTTCAAACTTAGAGTCCCTATCTACAAGTTTAAAACTTGTACTTAAACCTGCAATTTAATTATTTTGTCCATAATACATAAATGTATCATGTTTTGATTACCATTAACCGAGAAACTCTAACCTTTGTGCGGTCGGTTTCTGTTTCTAGCATCAAAACTAACCAAAATCAATCAAAACTAATAATTATCTAATCTGAAAATAGATTATATATTTTACTACAAGATAGCTAATTTGATAATATAGGATGATAAATAATCTATGATTTTTAGTTTTTAGCTGTGGATCTGCAAACTCCTTCAACAATAACATTGGTGAAGGTTGACAGATGTTTCACATCACGTAAAACTAATAATAGTAGTTTATATAACTTTAAGTTGTCGATAAAACTCAACTGCATTTTGTTATTGCTAAGGTGAAAATCGTAGCGAATAAAACTTGTAGTTAGCGAAGTTCCACTCGGTTTTTGCTAAGAGCGGTTTCGTCATACTAAAGTATTAATAACAGCTAATAACATAATTCCAGATAAGTGAAAAAGTATTACAGGTAAGGAATATAATATTCTTTTGTGAATAATTATCATTAATTTTGACAGACCCAGTGGGCTAATAGTTTACTGTCATGCTGGCAGATTTGAGCTATCAGACCTGATTAAGCAGTCAAAATTGACAAAGAAAAAATTAAATTGATTCATTATTAACATTCTGCGAACAACTTATCAATTACCTTAGAAGGTGAACAGGTGTGTCTTTAACTGACCCTAACCCAGCTAAGGCGAGTGTAAGCAGTAATACTGATGGCTATGTTTATGCCATTTCCCTTGTAGCAACTGCGAAAAGTATGC comes from Rivularia sp. PCC 7116 and encodes:
- a CDS encoding phosphoribulokinase, translating into MANKLDRIVMIGVAGDSGCGKSTFLRRLIDLFGEEFMTVICLDDYHSLDRKQRKETGITALNPKANNFDLMYEQMKALKEGQAIDKPIYNHETGELDPPERIEPNHIIVIEGLHPLYDERVRSLIDFSVYLDISDEVKIAWKIQRDMEERGHTYEDVLAAINSRKPDFQNYIEPQREHADVVIQVLPTNLIKEDKERKVLRVRMLQREGKEGFEPVYLFDEGSTIQWTPCGRKLTCSYPGMQMYYGSDVYYGRYVSVLEVDGQFDNLDEVIYIETHLSKTSTKYQGEMTHLLLQHREYPGSNNGTGLFQVLTGLKMRAAYERLTQTEAKMAVEV